The Candidatus Desulfarcum epimagneticum region AACCGACTTGCCAAGGAAGTTAAAAATTCATTATTAATTTGCGTTATCGTAACATATGATGTTGGGTTTCGTTCCTCAACCCAACCTACGGAAGAAAACGGTTTTTCAGGAGCTTATCCACACATGACCTGTTCGCCGGCAAGTCTGAGAGCCTCTTGTTTAAGCTCCTTGCTGATGTGGAAATTCTGCGTTTTCAATTTCTCAATGAAGGGTTTGACAGCCACGATGCGCTTGTGCCGTTTTGCCTTAACCAAAATTCCAACCGTCCCGATCATCCTCACTCCCAAACGCTTCGCGACTTTTCTGGCGTGACGATTATCCAAGATGATCCGCCGGCCTTTTTCATACGCGAGGGCAATCGCCTCGGCCTCCCCATCATCAACCATAAGCTTAATAATGGACTCCTTCATTCCTCAATCTCCCGCCGCAACTCTTCGGCGTCGTAATTGCACACTGGAATCTGATATCGCCCTAAGACATCAACAAATGCCCGTTTGGAGAAATTTGCGATCTTCGCCGCTTGCCCCAAGGACACCTTGCCAACCTCAAACAGTTTTATGGCGAGCAGCGTTCGCACATCTTCCTCAGAAATACTGAGCGGCAGATTCATATTTACGGCCACCGCGTTCATACTCAATGTCTCCTGTTATGATGGGTTCATTGACGCGCTTTTTCCGATTCCACATAATGGATTATACACACGAAATCTTCGCTTTCGTCAAGACAAAACCGGAGGGGAAACGCTCTGGGAACGTCTGAATCCGCATAGGGCTCGCTCAAAAATAACTTTA contains the following coding sequences:
- a CDS encoding conserved hypothetical protein (Evidence 4 : Unknown function but conserved in other organisms), whose product is MKESIIKLMVDDGEAEAIALAYEKGRRIILDNRHARKVAKRLGVRMIGTVGILVKAKRHKRIVAVKPFIEKLKTQNFHISKELKQEALRLAGEQVMCG
- a CDS encoding conserved hypothetical protein (Evidence 4 : Unknown function but conserved in other organisms) — protein: MNAVAVNMNLPLSISEEDVRTLLAIKLFEVGKVSLGQAAKIANFSKRAFVDVLGRYQIPVCNYDAEELRREIEE